One part of the Arabidopsis thaliana chromosome 1 sequence genome encodes these proteins:
- the MBD8 gene encoding methyl-CPG-binding domain 8 (methyl-CPG-binding domain 8 (MBD8); FUNCTIONS IN: methyl-CpG binding; INVOLVED IN: biological_process unknown; LOCATED IN: nucleus; EXPRESSED IN: 23 plant structures; EXPRESSED DURING: 13 growth stages; CONTAINS InterPro DOMAIN/s: AT hook, DNA-binding motif (InterPro:IPR017956), DNA-binding, integrase-type (InterPro:IPR016177), Methyl-CpG DNA binding (InterPro:IPR001739); Has 148 Blast hits to 124 proteins in 33 species: Archae - 0; Bacteria - 2; Metazoa - 54; Fungi - 5; Plants - 70; Viruses - 0; Other Eukaryotes - 17 (source: NCBI BLink).), giving the protein MDDGDLGNNHHNFLGGAGNRLSAESLPLIDTRLLSQSELRALSQCSSLSPSSSASLAASAGGDDDLTPKIDRSVFNESAGSRKQTFLRLRLARHPQPPEEPPSPQRQRDDSSREEQTQVASLLRSLFNVDSNQSKEEEDEGEEELEDNEGQIHYNSYVYQRPNLDSIQNVLIQGTSGNKIKRKRGRPRKIRNPSEENEVLDLTGEASTYVFVDKTSSNLGMVSRVGSSGISLDSNSVKRKRGRPPKNKEEIMNLEKRDSAIVNISAFDKEELVVNLENREGTIVDLSALASVSEDPYEEELRRITVGLKTKEEILGFLEQLNGEWVNIGKKKKVVNACDYGGYLPRGWRLMLYIKRKGSNLLLACRRYISPDGQQFETCKEVSTYLRSLLESPSKNQHYYLQSDNKTLGQQPVIANESLLGNSDSMDSETMQYLESGRTSSEVFEEAKAVENGNEADRVKTSLMQKDDNADFLNGVEDNDDDMKKRDGNMENLATLSNSEMTKSLPTTTNELQQYFSSQINRVQ; this is encoded by the exons ATGGACGACGGTGACCTCGGTAACAACCACCATAACTTCCTCGGTGGAGCTGGTAATCGTTTATCAGCCGAATCTTTGCCGTTAATCGATACGCGTCTTTTGTCCCAGTCAGAACTTCGCGCTCTCTCTCAGTgttcttctctatctccatcttcttcagcgTCTCTCGCCGCTTCCGCCGGTGGAGACGACGATTTGACACCAAAGATCGATCGCTCCGTTTTCAATGAGTCCGCTGGTAGCCGGAAACAGACATTTCTCCGTCTCCGCCTTGCGCGCCACCCTCAACCACCGGAGGAACCTCCTTCGCCGCAACGTCAGAGAGACGATTCTTCCCGTGAAGAACAAACGCAAGTCGCGTCGCTTCTCAGATCTCTGTTCAATGTCGATTCGAATCAGAgtaaagaggaagaagacgaaggagAGGAAGAGCTCGAAGATAACGAAGGTCAGATCCATTATAACAGCTATGTTTATCAGAGACCTAATCTTGATTCGATTCAGAACGTTCTGATTCAGGGAACCTCCgggaataaaataaagaggaaGCGTGGACGGCCGAGGAAGATTCGGAACCCTAGCGAAGAGAATGAGGTTTTGGATTTAACTGGTGAAGCATCTACGTATGTGTTTGTAGATAAAACTAGTAGCAATTTGGGAATGGTGAGTAGAGTTGGTAGTTCAGGAATCTCCCTGGATTCAAATTcagtgaagagaaagagaggtcGTCCTCCAAAGAATAAGGAAGAGATAATGAACctagagaagagagacagtGCAATTGTGAATATTTCTGCGTTTGATAAGGAAGAGTTAGTAGTGAACTTGGAGAACAGAGAAGGTACAATTGTGGATCTCTCTGCATTGGCTAGTGTTTCAGAGGATCCATACGAAGAGGAGCTGAGGAGGATCACCGTTGGGTTGAAGACAAAGGAAGAGATCTTAGGTTTCTTGGAACAATTGAATGGTGAATGGGTGAATatagggaagaagaagaaagttgtgAATGCTTGTGATTATGGAGGATACTTGCCTAGAGGATGGAGACTTATGCTCTACATCAAAAGGAAAGGTAGCAATTTGTTGCTGGCTTGTCGCAGATACATAAG CCCTGATGGGCAACAGTTTGAAACCTGCAAGGAAGTCTCCACATATCTACGATCACTTCTTGAATCCCCAAGCAAGAACCAACATTATTACTTGCAATCTGACAACAAGACTCTAGGACAACAACCAGTGATAGCTAACGAATCTTTACTAGGTAACTCTGATTCCATGGACTCTGAGACAATGCAGTACCTTGAGAGTGGAAGAACCAGCAGTGAGGTGTTTGAGGAAGCAAAAGCCGTAGAGAATGGCAATGAAGCAGATCGAGTGAAAACCAGTCTGATGCAGAAAGATGATAATGCAGATTTTCTGAATGGAGTTGAGGACAACGACGATGAtatgaagaaaagagatggTAACATGGAGAATTTGGCGACTCTATCGAATTCAGAAATGACGAAAAGCCTACCGACAACGACTAATGAGCTTCAACAGTATTTCAGCTCACAAATCAACCGAGTTCAGTGA
- the MBD8 gene encoding methyl-CPG-binding domain 8 (methyl-CPG-binding domain 8 (MBD8); FUNCTIONS IN: methyl-CpG binding; INVOLVED IN: biological_process unknown; LOCATED IN: nucleus; EXPRESSED IN: 23 plant structures; EXPRESSED DURING: 13 growth stages; CONTAINS InterPro DOMAIN/s: A.T hook-like (InterPro:IPR020478), AT hook, DNA-binding motif (InterPro:IPR017956), DNA-binding, integrase-type (InterPro:IPR016177), Methyl-CpG DNA binding (InterPro:IPR001739); Has 54 Blast hits to 54 proteins in 16 species: Archae - 0; Bacteria - 2; Metazoa - 3; Fungi - 0; Plants - 44; Viruses - 2; Other Eukaryotes - 3 (source: NCBI BLink).): MSPLVAGNRHFSVSALRATLNHRRNLLRRNVRETILPVKNKRKSRRFSDLCSMSIRIRVKRKKTKERKSSKITKGTSGNKIKRKRGRPRKIRNPSEENEVLDLTGEASTYVFVDKTSSNLGMVSRVGSSGISLDSNSVKRKRGRPPKNKEEIMNLEKRDSAIVNISAFDKEELVVNLENREGTIVDLSALASVSEDPYEEELRRITVGLKTKEEILGFLEQLNGEWVNIGKKKKVVNACDYGGYLPRGWRLMLYIKRKGSNLLLACRRYISPDGQQFETCKEVSTYLRSLLESPSKNQHYYLQSDNKTLGQQPVIANESLLGNSDSMDSETMQYLESGRTSSEVFEEAKAVENGNEADRVKTSLMQKDDNADFLNGVEDNDDDMKKRDGNMENLATLSNSEMTKSLPTTTNELQQYFSSQINRVQ; the protein is encoded by the exons ATGAGTCCGCTGGTAGCCGGAAACAGACATTTCTCCGTCTCCGCCTTGCGCGCCACCCTCAACCACCGGAGGAACCTCCTTCGCCGCAACGTCAGAGAGACGATTCTTCCCGTGAAGAACAAACGCAAGTCGCGTCGCTTCTCAGATCTCTGTTCAATGTCGATTCGAATCAGAgtaaagaggaagaagacgaaggagAGGAAGAGCTCGAAGATAACGAAG GGAACCTCCgggaataaaataaagaggaaGCGTGGACGGCCGAGGAAGATTCGGAACCCTAGCGAAGAGAATGAGGTTTTGGATTTAACTGGTGAAGCATCTACGTATGTGTTTGTAGATAAAACTAGTAGCAATTTGGGAATGGTGAGTAGAGTTGGTAGTTCAGGAATCTCCCTGGATTCAAATTcagtgaagagaaagagaggtcGTCCTCCAAAGAATAAGGAAGAGATAATGAACctagagaagagagacagtGCAATTGTGAATATTTCTGCGTTTGATAAGGAAGAGTTAGTAGTGAACTTGGAGAACAGAGAAGGTACAATTGTGGATCTCTCTGCATTGGCTAGTGTTTCAGAGGATCCATACGAAGAGGAGCTGAGGAGGATCACCGTTGGGTTGAAGACAAAGGAAGAGATCTTAGGTTTCTTGGAACAATTGAATGGTGAATGGGTGAATatagggaagaagaagaaagttgtgAATGCTTGTGATTATGGAGGATACTTGCCTAGAGGATGGAGACTTATGCTCTACATCAAAAGGAAAGGTAGCAATTTGTTGCTGGCTTGTCGCAGATACATAAG CCCTGATGGGCAACAGTTTGAAACCTGCAAGGAAGTCTCCACATATCTACGATCACTTCTTGAATCCCCAAGCAAGAACCAACATTATTACTTGCAATCTGACAACAAGACTCTAGGACAACAACCAGTGATAGCTAACGAATCTTTACTAGGTAACTCTGATTCCATGGACTCTGAGACAATGCAGTACCTTGAGAGTGGAAGAACCAGCAGTGAGGTGTTTGAGGAAGCAAAAGCCGTAGAGAATGGCAATGAAGCAGATCGAGTGAAAACCAGTCTGATGCAGAAAGATGATAATGCAGATTTTCTGAATGGAGTTGAGGACAACGACGATGAtatgaagaaaagagatggTAACATGGAGAATTTGGCGACTCTATCGAATTCAGAAATGACGAAAAGCCTACCGACAACGACTAATGAGCTTCAACAGTATTTCAGCTCACAAATCAACCGAGTTCAGTGA
- a CDS encoding RNA-binding (RRM/RBD/RNP motifs) family protein (RNA-binding (RRM/RBD/RNP motifs) family protein; FUNCTIONS IN: RNA binding, nucleotide binding, nucleic acid binding; INVOLVED IN: biological_process unknown; LOCATED IN: cellular_component unknown; EXPRESSED IN: 20 plant structures; EXPRESSED DURING: 13 growth stages; CONTAINS InterPro DOMAIN/s: RNA recognition motif, RNP-1 (InterPro:IPR000504), Nucleotide-binding, alpha-beta plait (InterPro:IPR012677); BEST Arabidopsis thaliana protein match is: RNA-binding (RRM/RBD/RNP motifs) family protein (TAIR:AT1G78260.1); Has 30201 Blast hits to 17322 proteins in 780 species: Archae - 12; Bacteria - 1396; Metazoa - 17338; Fungi - 3422; Plants - 5037; Viruses - 0; Other Eukaryotes - 2996 (source: NCBI BLink).) — translation MSNTSYYRSPFGDTTHTKVFVGGLAWETPTDEMRRYFDQFGEILEAVIITDKATGKSKGYGFVTFRDSDSATRAVADPNPVIDGRKANCNIASFGRPRPSTPRGRGQGGSPSQYQGGGQSSYTGMAAPVQQAAAAQLMYPSYGYTYNSEYGYHQALYNAQLQQAQYYQQQMYGGGGATSPSSSNIMPSPYYYLQAPSPRPYLHHQQHYQYHHHQQQQQQQQQRLPSASSYLIYPSNVEAPTPSNVPTSQGPLSSSTESHAPQQVSEEGGEFDPTDAPESTTTNIRDLTSSS, via the exons atgtctAATACAAGCTATTACCGATCACCGTTCGGAGACACGACTCACACCAAAGTGTTTGTAGGAGGTTTAGCATGGGAGACTCCCACCGATGAAATGCGCCGTTACTTTGATCAGTTCGGAGAGATTCTTGAAGCCGTCATCATTACCGATAAGGCTACCGGAAAATCTAAAGGCTACGGTTTT GTCACGTTTCGAGACTCGGATTCAGCGACGAGAGCCGTCGCTGATCCGAATCCGGTGATCGATGGACGAAAGGCAAATTGCAATATTGCGTCTTTTGGACGGCCCCGACCATCGACGCCTCGAG GACGAGGACAAGGAGGAAGCCCTAGTCAGTATCAAGGCGGAGGACAATCAAGCTATACCGGAATGGCTGCTCCGGTGCAGCAGGCTGCGGCTGCCCAGCTCATGTATCCGTCATACGG gtacaCCTACAATTCTGAATATGGGTACCACCAA GCCCTATACAACGCACAGCTCCAACAGGCACAATACTATCAACAGCAAATGtacggaggaggaggagcaacatcaccatcatcatccaaCATCATGCCTTCCCCTTATTACTACCTCCAAGCTCCAAGCCCTAGAccatatcttcatcatcaacaacattatcaatatcaccatcatcagcagcagcagcaacaacaacaacaacgttTACCTTCTGCTTCATCTTACCTAATTTACCCATCCAATGTCGAGGCTCCTACTCCATCTAATGTCCCTACTTCCCAAGGGCCACTATCTTCTTCCACTG aATCACACGCACCACAACAAGTATCAGAAGAAGGTGGAGAATTCGATCCAACGGATGCACCTGAAAGTACGACTACGAACATCAGAGACTTAACGTCATCTTCTTGA
- the UGT85A7 gene encoding UDP-glucosyl transferase 85A7 (UDP-glucosyl transferase 85A7 (UGT85A7); FUNCTIONS IN: UDP-glycosyltransferase activity, transferase activity, transferring glycosyl groups, glucuronosyltransferase activity; INVOLVED IN: metabolic process; LOCATED IN: cellular_component unknown; EXPRESSED IN: 8 plant structures; CONTAINS InterPro DOMAIN/s: UDP-glucuronosyl/UDP-glucosyltransferase (InterPro:IPR002213); BEST Arabidopsis thaliana protein match is: UDP-glucosyl transferase 85A2 (TAIR:AT1G22360.1); Has 7763 Blast hits to 7662 proteins in 424 species: Archae - 0; Bacteria - 289; Metazoa - 2112; Fungi - 32; Plants - 5212; Viruses - 58; Other Eukaryotes - 60 (source: NCBI BLink).) codes for MESHVVHNAQKPHVVCVPYPAQGHINPMLKVAKLLYAKGFHVTFVNTLYNHNRLLRSRGPNALDGFPSFRFESIPDGLPETDGDRTQHTPTVCMSIEKNCLAPFKEILRRINDKDDVPPVSCIVSDGVMSFTLDAAEELGVPEVIFWTNSACGFMTILHFYLFIEKGLSPFKDESYMSKEHLDTVIDWIPSMKNLRLKDIPSYIRTTNPDNIMLNFLIREVERSKRASAIILNTFDELEHDVIQSMQSILPPVYSIGPLHLLVKEEINEASEIGQMGLNLWREEMECLDWLDTKTPNSVLFVNFGCITVMSAKQLEEFAWGLAASRKEFLWVIRPNLVVGEAMVVLPQEFLAETIDRRMLASWCPQEKVLSHPAIGGFLTHCGWNSTLESLAGGVPMICWPCFSEQPTNCKFCCDEWGVGIEIGKDVKREEVETVVRELMDGEKGKKLREKAEEWRRLAEEATRYKHGSSVMNLETLIHKVFLENLR; via the exons ATGGAATCTCATGTTGTTCATAACGCACAAAAGCCACACGTAGTTTGCGTGCCTTACCCGGCTCAAGGCCACATCAATCCGATGCTGAAAGTGGCTAAACTCCTCTACGCTAAAGGCTTTCACGTCACCTTCGTTAACACTCTCTACAACCACAACCGTCTCCTCCGGTCCCGTGGTCCCAACGCGCTCGACGGGTTTCCTTCATTCCGGTTCGAGTCCATCCCTGACGGTCTACCGGAGACTGATGGCGATAGGACGCAGCATACTCCTACCGTTTGCATGTCCATTGAGAAAAACTGTCTCGCTCCATTCAAAGAGATTCTGCGCCGGATCAACGATAAAGATGATGTTCCTCCAGTGAGTTGTATTGTATCGGACGGTGTGATGAGTTTTACTCTTGACGCAGCCGAGGAACTAGGTGTCCCAGAGGTTATTTTTTGGACCAATAGTGCTTGTGGTTTCATGACTATTCTACACTTTTATCTTTTCATCGAGAAGGGTCTATCTCCTTTTAAAG ACGAAAGTTACATGTCAAAGGAGCATCTAGACACAGTTATAGATTGGATACCATCAATGAAGAATCTTAGGTTAAAGGACATCCCTAGCTATATACGTACCACAAATCCTGACAACATAATGCTTAATTTCCTCATTCGAGAAGTTGAGCGATCTAAACGCGCTAGTGCTATCATTCTCAACACGTTTGATGAACTCGAGCATGATGTTATCCAGTCTATGCAATCTATTTTACCTCCGGTTTATTCTATTGGGCCACTCCATCTCCTTGTGAAGGAAGAAATAAACGAGGCTAGTGAAATAGGACAGATGGGATTAAATTTGTGGAGAGAGGAGATGGAATGTTTGGATTGGCTCGATACAAAAACTCCAAACAgtgttctttttgttaactttGGATGCATAACGGTGATGAGTGCAAAACAGCTTGAAGAATTTGCTTGGGGTTTGGCGGCAAGTAGGAAAGAGTTTTTATGGGTGATCCGTCCTAATTTAGTGGTGGGAGAGGCGATGGTGGTTCTTCCACAAGAGTTTTTAGCGGAGACGATAGACCGGAGAATGTTAGCTAGTTGGTGTCCTCAGGAGAAAGTTCTTTCTCATCCCGCGATAGGAGGGTTCTTGACGCATTGCGGGTGGAACTCAACATTGGAGAGTCTCGCTGGTGGTGTTCCGATGATATGTTGGCCATGTTTTTCGGAGCAACCGACGAATTGTAAGTTTTGTTGTGACGAGTGGGGAGTGGGTATAGAGATTGGTAAAGATGTGAAGAGAGAGGAGGTCGAGACGGTGGTTAGAGAACTTATGGATGGAGAAAAGGGGAAAAAGCTGAGAGAAAAGGCGGAAGAGTGGCGGCGGTTGGCCGAGGAAGCGACGAGGTATAAACATGGTTCGTCGGTCATGAATCTTGAGACGCTTATACATAAAGTTTTCTTAGAAAATCTTAGATGA
- the UGT85A2 gene encoding UDP-glucosyl transferase 85A2 (UDP-glucosyl transferase 85A2 (UGT85A2); FUNCTIONS IN: UDP-glycosyltransferase activity, transferase activity, transferring glycosyl groups, glucuronosyltransferase activity; INVOLVED IN: metabolic process; LOCATED IN: cellular_component unknown; EXPRESSED IN: 21 plant structures; EXPRESSED DURING: 11 growth stages; CONTAINS InterPro DOMAIN/s: UDP-glucuronosyl/UDP-glucosyltransferase (InterPro:IPR002213); BEST Arabidopsis thaliana protein match is: UDP-Glycosyltransferase superfamily protein (TAIR:AT1G22400.1); Has 7750 Blast hits to 7637 proteins in 383 species: Archae - 0; Bacteria - 124; Metazoa - 2215; Fungi - 30; Plants - 5218; Viruses - 99; Other Eukaryotes - 64 (source: NCBI BLink).), with amino-acid sequence MGSHVAQKQHVVCVPYPAQGHINPMMKVAKLLYAKGFHITFVNTVYNHNRLLRSRGPNAVDGLPSFRFESIPDGLPETDVDVTQDIPTLCESTMKHCLAPFKELLRQINARDDVPPVSCIVSDGCMSFTLDAAEELGVPEVLFWTTSACGFLAYLYYYRFIEKGLSPIKDESYLTKEHLDTKIDWIPSMKNLRLKDIPSFIRTTNPDDIMLNFIIREADRAKRASAIILNTFDDLEHDVIQSMKSIVPPVYSIGPLHLLEKQESGEYSEIGRTGSNLWREETECLDWLNTKARNSVVYVNFGSITVLSAKQLVEFAWGLAATGKEFLWVIRPDLVAGDEAMVPPEFLTATADRRMLASWCPQEKVLSHPAIGGFLTHCGWNSTLESLCGGVPMVCWPFFAEQQTNCKFSRDEWEVGIEIGGDVKREEVEAVVRELMDEEKGKNMREKAEEWRRLANEATEHKHGSSKLNFEMLVNKVLLGE; translated from the exons CAAGGCCACATCAACCCAATGATGAAAGTGGCTAAACTCCTTTACGCCAAAGGCTTCCATATTACCTTCGTCAACACCGTCTACAACCACAACCGTCTCCTCCGGTCCCGTGGGCCTAACGCCGTTGACGGGCTTCCTTCTTTCCGGTTTGAGTCCATCCCTGACGGTCTACCCGAGACTGACGTGGACGTCACTCAGGACATCCCTACTCTTTGCGAGTCCACAATGAAGCACTGTCTCGCTCCATTCAAGGAGCTTCTCCGGCAGATCAACGCAAGGGATGATGTTCCTCCTGTGAGCTGTATCGTATCCGACGGTTGTATGAGCTTCACACTTGATGCTGCGGAGGAGCTCGGTGTCCCGGAGGTTCTTTTTTGGACAACTAGTGCTTGTGGCTTCTTGGCTTACCTTTACTACTATCGCTTCATCGAGAAGGGATTATCACCAATAAAAG ATGAGAGTTACTTAACCAAGGAACACTTGGACACAAAAATAGACTGGATACCATCGATGAAGAACCTAAGACTAAAAGACATCCCTAGCTTCATCCGAACGACTAATCCTGACGACATCATGCTCAACTTTATCATCCGTGAGGCTGACCGAGCCAAACGCGCTTCAGCTATCATTCTCAACACGTTTGATGATCTCGAACACGACGTTATCCAATCTATGAAATCCATTGTACCTCCGGTTTATTCTATTGGACCGTTACATTTACTAGAGAAACAAGAGAGCGGCGAGTATAGTGAAATCGGACGGACAGGATCGAATCTTTGGAGAGAGGAGACTGAGTGTCTGGACTGGCTAAACACGAAAGCTAGAAACAGTGTTGTGTACGTTAACTTCGGGAGTATAACTGTTTTGAGCGCAAAACAGCTTGTGGAGTTTGCATGGGGTTTGGCTGCAACGGGGAAAGAGTTTTTGTGGGTGATCCGGCCGGATTTAGTAGCCGGGGATGAGGCAATGGTTCCACCGGAGTTTTTAACGGCTACGGCGGACCGGAGGATGTTGGCAAGTTGGTGTCCTCAAGAGAAAGTCCTTTCTCATCCGGCCATTGGAGGGTTCTTGACGCATTGCGGGTGGAACTCGACGTTGGAAAGTCTATGCGGTGGAGTTCCAATGGTGTGTTGGCCGTTTTTTGCAGAGCAACAAACTAATTGTAAGTTTTCTCGTGACGAATGGGAGGTTGGGATTGAGATTGGTGGAGAtgtgaagagagaagaggttGAGGCGGTGGTTAGGGAGTTGATGGATGAAGAGAAGGGAAAGAATATGAGAGAGAAGGCGGAAGAGTGGCGGCGCTTGGCGAATGAAGCGACGGAGCATAAGCATGGTTCTTCTAAATTGAACTTTGAGATGCTCGTTAATAAGGTTCTTTTAGGGGAGTAG
- the UGT85A2 gene encoding UDP-glucosyl transferase 85A2 (UDP-glucosyl transferase 85A2 (UGT85A2); FUNCTIONS IN: UDP-glycosyltransferase activity, transferase activity, transferring glycosyl groups, glucuronosyltransferase activity; INVOLVED IN: metabolic process; LOCATED IN: cellular_component unknown; EXPRESSED IN: 21 plant structures; EXPRESSED DURING: 11 growth stages; CONTAINS InterPro DOMAIN/s: UDP-glucuronosyl/UDP-glucosyltransferase (InterPro:IPR002213); BEST Arabidopsis thaliana protein match is: UDP-glucosyl transferase 85A3 (TAIR:AT1G22380.1); Has 35333 Blast hits to 34131 proteins in 2444 species: Archae - 798; Bacteria - 22429; Metazoa - 974; Fungi - 991; Plants - 531; Viruses - 0; Other Eukaryotes - 9610 (source: NCBI BLink).): MGSHVAQKQHVVCVPYPAQGHINPMMKVAKLLYAKGFHITFVNTVYNHNRLLRSRGPNAVDGLPSFRFESIPDGLPETDVDVTQDIPTLCESTMKHCLAPFKELLRQINARDDVPPVSCIVSDGCMSFTLDAAEELGVPEVLFWTTSACGFLAYLYYYRFIEKGLSPIKDESYLTKEHLDTKIDWIPSMKNLRLKDIPSFIRTTNPDDIMLNFIIREADRAKRASAIILNTFDDLEHDVIQSMKSIVPPVYSIGPLHLLEKQESGEYSEIGRTGSNLWREETECLDWLNTKARNSVVYVNFGSITVLSAKQLVEFAWGLAATGKEFLWVIRPDLVAGDEAMVPPEFLTATADRRMLASWCPQEKVLSHPAIGGFLTHCGWNSTLESLCGGVPMVCWPFFAEQQTNCKFSRDEWEVGIEIGGDLMDEEKGKNMREKAEEWRRLANEATEHKHGSSKLNFEMLVNKVLLGE; this comes from the exons CAAGGCCACATCAACCCAATGATGAAAGTGGCTAAACTCCTTTACGCCAAAGGCTTCCATATTACCTTCGTCAACACCGTCTACAACCACAACCGTCTCCTCCGGTCCCGTGGGCCTAACGCCGTTGACGGGCTTCCTTCTTTCCGGTTTGAGTCCATCCCTGACGGTCTACCCGAGACTGACGTGGACGTCACTCAGGACATCCCTACTCTTTGCGAGTCCACAATGAAGCACTGTCTCGCTCCATTCAAGGAGCTTCTCCGGCAGATCAACGCAAGGGATGATGTTCCTCCTGTGAGCTGTATCGTATCCGACGGTTGTATGAGCTTCACACTTGATGCTGCGGAGGAGCTCGGTGTCCCGGAGGTTCTTTTTTGGACAACTAGTGCTTGTGGCTTCTTGGCTTACCTTTACTACTATCGCTTCATCGAGAAGGGATTATCACCAATAAAAG ATGAGAGTTACTTAACCAAGGAACACTTGGACACAAAAATAGACTGGATACCATCGATGAAGAACCTAAGACTAAAAGACATCCCTAGCTTCATCCGAACGACTAATCCTGACGACATCATGCTCAACTTTATCATCCGTGAGGCTGACCGAGCCAAACGCGCTTCAGCTATCATTCTCAACACGTTTGATGATCTCGAACACGACGTTATCCAATCTATGAAATCCATTGTACCTCCGGTTTATTCTATTGGACCGTTACATTTACTAGAGAAACAAGAGAGCGGCGAGTATAGTGAAATCGGACGGACAGGATCGAATCTTTGGAGAGAGGAGACTGAGTGTCTGGACTGGCTAAACACGAAAGCTAGAAACAGTGTTGTGTACGTTAACTTCGGGAGTATAACTGTTTTGAGCGCAAAACAGCTTGTGGAGTTTGCATGGGGTTTGGCTGCAACGGGGAAAGAGTTTTTGTGGGTGATCCGGCCGGATTTAGTAGCCGGGGATGAGGCAATGGTTCCACCGGAGTTTTTAACGGCTACGGCGGACCGGAGGATGTTGGCAAGTTGGTGTCCTCAAGAGAAAGTCCTTTCTCATCCGGCCATTGGAGGGTTCTTGACGCATTGCGGGTGGAACTCGACGTTGGAAAGTCTATGCGGTGGAGTTCCAATGGTGTGTTGGCCGTTTTTTGCAGAGCAACAAACTAATTGTAAGTTTTCTCGTGACGAATGGGAGGTTGGGATTGAGATTGGTGGAGAt TTGATGGATGAAGAGAAGGGAAAGAATATGAGAGAGAAGGCGGAAGAGTGGCGGCGCTTGGCGAATGAAGCGACGGAGCATAAGCATGGTTCTTCTAAATTGAACTTTGAGATGCTCGTTAATAAGGTTCTTTTAGGGGAGTAG